In Citrus sinensis cultivar Valencia sweet orange chromosome 3, DVS_A1.0, whole genome shotgun sequence, the sequence gAGTGTTTTTCGAAGATGGTACAAAATTTTATGCAGTAACATTGCTGCTAAAAAAATGAGTATCAAATGGATAATCTTCTCTTAAAGGGAGCAATGATTATGTCCATGTTAAAAACTATGTCATAGACCACGTAAGCTGCTacttaattattctttttttccccctttgtgtgtgtatgtgtgtgtgtgttcttGTAGTGTTTGTGAATGGGAAGTTCTGCAAGGACCCCAAGCTTGCGACAGCTGAAGATTTCTTCTTGTCAGGGCTAAACAAGCCTGGAAACACAACAAATCGACTTGGTGTTAATGAAACAGAAGCAAATGTTGAGCAAATTCCAGGACTCAACACCCTTGGCGTATCAGCATTCCGTATTGACTATGCGCCGAATGGGCAAAGCCCGCCTCACATTCATCCCCGTGCCAGTGAAATCCTGCTGGTCCTGGAAGGAACTCTTTATGCTGGTTTTGTGACATCAGACAACCTAAATAACACACTCATCACAAAAGTTCTGCATGAGGGAGATGTTTTCGTGTTTCCAATTGGTTTGATTCATTTCCACGTCAACATTGGAAACACAAGTGCAGTTGCCTATTCTGGTCTAAACAGCCAGTTCCCCGGTGAAATTACCATAGCCGACACGATCTTTGGAGCCCATCCTCGAATCAAACCCGATTTTCTTGCCAAGGCATTCCAGTTGGACCCAAATGTAGTGAAAGATCTTGAGAATAAGTTCGGTAATGGCAATTAGGAGAAGGAATTAATGAGCTTTAATATAAATGGCCTCTTCACCAGTGGCTTTGTTGTTCTAACTCCATATTATCATATCGGAATGTACTAAAAGAGGTTTCTTATAAACCTTTCTCCAAGCTGATTGTAGCCATATAATAAACATTATTTactgttgtttttatttatcagCTAAGCCTTTCCCATGCCTCTccttatacatatattttgtccgtacacacagacacacacacacacacacatattctAATTAATCTCttcattactttttgttatGCAAAATCTGATGTGAAACAGATTATATTAAGCCCCAAGATCAATTGGTAGATGACCAATTGATGTCGCTTGATAAGAGTAGACACACATAATGTTGAATATATGCATACATGAAGCAAACAATTGCATGTGGTTATCATTCAACTTTTTGACTTTTGGCATAATTTGTTGACCAACCAATGCTGTTTCCCATTGCTACTTTGAGCAGCCAAAATCTTGGTGTTATTACAATTGCAGATGCAGTATTCGGATCTGGTCCACCAATTGATCCTTATGCTCTCCCCAGGGCATTCCAACTTGAAAGCTCCCCAAACGTAGTGAAAGCTCTCCAAACGTAGTGAAAGCTCTTCAAGCAAAGTTCGGGGCTAACTAGTTGCCTAGATACATAGTTTAGCGCGCGTGTGAGTATGTTCTAATAAAGGATTTTAAAGTGTAGGAAAGTTCGAGAAAACTCTTAAACCATTCGGTTTAAggttataatttcataatgcTCTTAAACTGTGGAGTTTAATATCTTTCTCTGACTTTTccacattttaaaaatctagACCCGACTactacatacatacatacatacatacatatatataaaagcaaATGTTATAATGATGAACTTGTATCCGcgtatatgaaaataatgcatGTCGTAGTTCTTACGTAACTCGCATGGAATTTGTGAAATGTTTCGATGgaggattttctttttttttaattaaccagATAAATATAGCATAGAAAtctaaaatgataaataaacaaGCGAAAATACTATCAAATACAAAGAGAGCTAGCGACTTTAATATCCTCACTTTCATTAGCTTTCTTCCAGATTATTAATAAAGTGGAACTATTTGAACTTATTAAAGTATTGTCTTCGCCATTTAATTATGAATTGAAAAAATCGAACTTCGTTCGAAATTATATAGCAAACATTGGATTATAATGCTTTTGGGTTAGGAAAGGCAATTTAAATGGATTTTGA encodes:
- the LOC102614636 gene encoding germin-like protein subfamily 1 member 14 — translated: MCVCVLVVFVNGKFCKDPKLATAEDFFLSGLNKPGNTTNRLGVNETEANVEQIPGLNTLGVSAFRIDYAPNGQSPPHIHPRASEILLVLEGTLYAGFVTSDNLNNTLITKVLHEGDVFVFPIGLIHFHVNIGNTSAVAYSGLNSQFPGEITIADTIFGAHPRIKPDFLAKAFQLDPNVVKDLENKFGNGN